In Miscanthus floridulus cultivar M001 chromosome 8, ASM1932011v1, whole genome shotgun sequence, the sequence GCACAAGCCAATATTCATACAACAAGATAATGCACCTTCTCATTTAAAAGTGGATGATCCTGTTTTTTGTGAGGCTGCTAAGCAAGATGGGTTTGATATTCGGCTTATTTGTCAACCACCCAATTCTCCTGATTTCAACATTCTAGACTTGGGGTTTTTTCATGCTATACAAGCTATACAATATAAGAAGGATGCAAAAACAATTAAAGATCTTGTTCCAGCCGTGCAGCAGGTAAATTGTTCACTTTTTCACTTGTTACATTGCTTCTTTAACAACTAAATGGAGTACTCATTGATTCATTTTCACTTTTCATGTAGGCATTCGTAGAGTACTCACCACACAAAGCAAATAGGATCTTTGTGACACTACAAACCGTTTTGAAGGAAGCCATGAAGATAAAAGGATGTAACAAGTTCAAAATTCCTCACATTCAAAAACAAAGACTAGAGAGAGAAGATCGGCTCCCATTCCAAATAACTTGTGAAGCTTCCTTGCTAGCCGAAGCACTTGCTAGTCTTCCTACAGCAAATTAGAAGAATGTAGTACCAAATTAGTTTTTTCAATCTGAAGCAAGAATGTAGTAGTAGCAAATTAGATTTTGCAAGCCGAAGCAAGACATGTACCTTACTCTTCATGTttgcatcttccttcatctttgcATCTTTGAACTTCTTCATGTTGTAGATCTCGTCCACCTTCTGTTCAACGTGTTCAGGTACTAGTATTGTGTCTCCATCCATCTCAAGTTTGTCCACATCAGGGATGAACAGCTCGCAATCAAATTTGTCTATGCCATGTAGTATCCAAGTAGTGAGATCGTAGTCATCATGAACAAGACGGCAACGTGCACACCTGCAAGCTTCGCGGCGAGCTTGGAAGCAGGCTTCTCCGAAGACGCCGCCACCGTGGAACATGCCGCAGCGAGCGCACTGCACCTCGACGGCGTCCGGCGCGATGTCGAGGGAGTCCGGCACCACCTCGACGTCGAACGGGGGCGATGTCGAGGGAGTCCGGCACCACCTCGACGTCAAACAGGGCGATCTCGAGGGAGTCCGGCACCATCTCGACGTCGTCCGGGTCGATAGTCCAGCGCCATCTCAGAGGCAATCGTCATCTCCGAGTCCGGTGCGACCTCTGCGTCCGGCGTCTCCTCCATGGCGCGAGTGACCTTCATGGCGCCGGACTCCTCCATGGTGCGAGCGACCACCATGGCGCGAGGCTCCTCCATGGCGCGACCGATCTCCTTGGCGCGAGCTTCCTCCATGGCACGAGCTTCCTCCGGGCGGCGAGGGACGCGAGCGCGCTGACGAGATAAAGGGAGGCGAGCGTGCTGTGGGCGAGCGTGTGTGGTCTGCCTTGACGCGAGAGCCGACGGGCGGCGACGCAGCGAACCGAGGCGACGCGCGATTAATTGCGAGTAGTTGGCGAGCGCAACGGGCGGCGATGGGAGGGGCATTCGCGTCCATAAGGCACTGCACGGGCGAGCGACGACAGGCTTTGTGAAAATGGGCTTAGTGCCCAGAACGACAGCTAATACgggtatggagggagtatgtgatttctttgtttgtgctgatggaaagcaaaaaaaccaaaaaaaaacatttttcccctctttgccgagtgccacactcggtaaagagggctttgccgagtgccgtgaccatggcactcggcaaagctgggaagcagaggcccaatttcccagctttgccgagtgccagagccatggcactcggcaaagatttttttttaaaaaaagtaaaaatttatttgccgagtgcaatagtatggcactcggcaaaaaattttcaaaaaaaaaaatctttgccgagtgccgctgaggtggcactcgacaaagaggccgtcagagttgacgttggattttttttgccgagtgctaacgtgacactcggcaaaggctttaccgagtgcccgatatgtgacactcggcaaagaaacctttgccgacgggttctttgccgactgctctttgccgaaagcggcactcggcaaagcctttgccgagtgcaataggggCTTAAGCACTCTATAAAGAGCCCGTCTGCAGTAGTGCATCAAGTTTCTCAACGTGGATGGCTTCGTGGAGGGTGGCCCAATCTCGCTCGTTACCTATGCCCTGGACCTGGATAAGCCATCCCCTAGCTGGATGGTAGACACGAAGCTGCTTCTAAAAGATCTCTGGAAGGATAAGACATTTATCTCCAAGGATGTGCCACAGATCCCGCCATTGTTCCCTATCCTAAGCACGCTAGAACATGACGTCGTCTACCTTGTCACTCCGGGTGATGTGGAACGAGTGGAAGGCTACCGGTTTAGGGGAGTGAAGTTCCTGCTTTCTGTTGACACGCGCAAAGCCAGGCTCATCTCTGCCACCCAGCAAAAACACCCAAGAGCATTGCTGAGATGGCGCTACCTCCTTGCCGCCAGTGTTTCCCTCTCCCAATGGGGCTCAAAGTATCACCAAGTACGTACATGCAACCTATCGTTATTTTGTGAGAACACCCTTGAAGTAGGTAGAGAGCTGTTTATTTATATTTTGACAAATATCTGTTTCTGCTAGGGAGCTGTGGAAGCAATTGGGATGGGGGCAAGCGGAAAAAGGATGAAATTTGAATGACCTCCGCAAGAAGTTGAAGCCTTTGGATGATCTATCTATCCCTTGATGTCATATGCAATTAGCATCATTACATGGTCTTTCTTAGCAGTATGGTTGAACGTGTTCTGTTTTTAATAACTATATGACCTGGTCAATATTATCGCTACCTATATTGGATATTAGTAGCTGTGTTGAATGGCTAGTGGTATGTAATATGTACCGGTTTGTTGTGTGGCACTTTGGATTCTTGTGCTTGTGGGGATTATCTATGAATCATGTACCAACACCGGTGGCCCTTTTTTATATCCTCCTGTTTcctgtttttattatttttattactGCTCATTCATCCTCCCGAAGTTTGATGCATATTCTGTTTTTTGTGTTATCCTTCCGTTCTATTTTGCCCATATATTGATTAAAGGTGATCCTGTATGTTTATTTATAATCTAATGGTAGATTGATTATGAATGTAAATAGTACTTCCTCAGTACCACAAAGAATGCCATTCTCATGTGAAGTCAAATATTTTCAACTTTGagcaaatatatataagaaaatattgatATAGTGCAGATTGGTATTATTGGCATaacaaacttatttggagatatataaatgtagctaatattttctataaatcttgtAAAATTTAAGAAAATTTTATCAATATGAACTTAAGAGCGACATTCtttttaggacagagggagtagcttAGTACTTGAGTCAGGTGGTGAAAACTGGTTGTCAGGTCTCTATATATCTGGCCACACCATCCCTATGCTGTGGAAGTGTCAGCAGAGTTACAATTGTATGATCTGGAACTGGAATTCCGGAATCTTCGGGTTGTCTATTGACAACTCGGGTACCCTACCCTACATCCATAGTGGATGTCCATGCCTCTAGCCCTCTACACTTTTGAATGGTTGTATGCTGGTCGGGGCTGTCAGATGAAGCTCCAACAACAGCTGACGTTATCTGTGGCCTAGCCTCTTCGCCAGTGATTTCAGTGCgtagcattatttgtggcctaaccTCTTCGCCAGTGATATCAGTGCGTACCCTACAGTGAGTTCTTTGCAGAAATGAAATATAACGTTTTGCGTTTCCTTGTACAGTTGCAACGTATGATTCACTACTGAGCAGCGCACAAAGCAGATGGAAAAACCAATCTAAAGCAAGCTCTCTCACAAAAGTCGAAAGCAAGCCATATGTGTACACCGGGGCGTAATGTCTTTGAGGATCTGAGCAGTGGCAAGGACGTTGAGAAGAACACCGAAGGAAATCAATTGAACACCGAAGGAAATCAGCCAGTAGGAAATTATAAAACTCGGCTGAGTGTAAATGAGATTTGCTCATCCAAACACATCATGGAAAATTATTGGGCAATTCAAATTCACGGAATTGTTTTTATGACAACACCGTCATTCATAGATCGTCACCGACTACAGCAGCTTGCGGAACTTGGAGAAGGTTTCACCTCAGAATCATCTTTTGACAAAGTTTACTTGAAAATTTTGAGCAGACTTCATGTGAAACACAAACTTTTCGTGTCACCAAAATAGATATACACAATTTTCTGATCCATAGCACAAGTCATGCAGAAGCACCAACTCCTTAAGCACGCTCTTCGGCGATCAACAAACTCACAACAATTGCGTGGGACAAAACGGCAATGCCTGTCCTTTATTTTACAGGTGCACATCTGTCTGCCATAAGCCAATCTCATTACCTCATACATGCTAGATATCAAACTCACCCAAAAAATAATGCATTCCCAGTTAAGACATTTGTACAGAAACAATTTCTTTGGCCTGTGCCCACAAAAATGTAAACAAAAAGATGAGTAAGACGTGAAGGAAGAGAACAAAGTGTTAGTTTCGTATTCAAGCCTGGTTGTATACCGAGTACGATCCAGGCAAGCTCCCACGCTGGATGACCTTGTCATCCTGGGGCTACTCCAGATGCTGATGTGCTGCTGGAATGCAAGACGATTCCTGCTGGTCCAGGAAGTTCTGAGTGTATGTTTTTCTTGCTTTAGTAGCCTGGAGCTGGTAGCAGTTAAAAGGTGCGCCATAAATCCATGCTCCAATCTCTCTAATCATCCGGATCCATCTCTTCATCTTGCTCCGAAGATTTATTCGAGTCACTTCTGTCAGATTCCTGCGTGTCTGAGCTAGACCCATCTTCAGGCAACTCATCCTCATAGTCCTCATTTTGAGGTTCATTATTCCTGGCAGACGCCGTTGCAAGGCTGCGTGCCATCCAATCAGGACACTCTTCCTCACCTCCAAATAGGAATCTGCCATTGCTGTCTTTCACCGGTTGAACAGCAGGTGACTTCGGTGTTCTGCAAGAGCACTCTGGCAAAGGGTGGGCGAGAAAAGATACAGGTCTTGACAACATAGCTGATGACACAACGCCTTCCACACTTGCACTCCTGTTGAGGTGTTCACGTGCAGCAATTGTCCAATTCCGCGGTGGATGATACCGATGATCATTAACATCTTCAAACAGCGCAGCAATAATCTTTCTGTTGATTGAAAAGGAAAGGAAATTATCATCATGCAAAACTACATAGCAAGTGGATAACTGTCAAAAGGTTATTATACTTGACCCACAATATACTACTGGACAATCCAGTAACTTTGATGATCTTACAATTAGCATAGCTATTGTGTTTGTTCCAAGTTTAACAGTTATCCACTTGCACCCTGAAGGCTACTTTACTACCACTAATGTCAGTTACAATTTTTTCCTTTGCAATTTAGCAAATATTAAATGCATTTTAATGGCTGAAGATAAGAAAAACTGTTCTAAGCTGTACAAAAAGTATGCTAACCATAAAGATATAATAGCTCTGTACCTGTCAGGCCTGTAGGTTATACTGGAAGGTGTTTGGTATAACCGGTGCCCCATGACCAAACTAGAGTAGTCTGGCCAACCACTCCCGTCATTGTGAAACCCGGGGAAGAAGGCATCAGCTTCAACAGAAACAAAATAATCAAGTGCATCCCAGAGCAACCGGTGTGCTTGCCTCCTGAACTCAATCAATGAAGCATCCGGTTCTGTGTCATTCTCACCAATCCAACCATACCAGCCTTCCTTCTCATGCGCATAGAATGGCCTTGCAGGAGGTGGAGGCAGCGGTCTTGGACGAGGCCCTGCTCTCTTCCATTCTTCAATGAGTTGTTTTTCACTTTTGGGAGGTGGAGGCTGTGGCAAATCTGGGGTTAGAGGATCTTCTGGCCCAACTAAATCAAACAGCTCCCTCTGACTACATAATGAAGTGCGAAGGTTAGCAAACATAGCTCGTAGAGGAATAAGCAttctttgtccaccaaaagtCTCGGAACCAGCCAAGAATATTATTGTAGTTGGTGGGTAACCTAATGCTTGAAGTAGAAGTCCAACCTGGAAACACAGGATTGTTTACATCACAGCATTAGCAATCAAAATGAATCAGTAAGCTGGTATGGTAAATCAGGCATAGTATTAAATTATATCATGCAGCTCAATGTGTGCCACGGGACCAAGGAATAGAAAGAAGAGACGAAGTCTTTCTAGTTAACTTTTCTTTCTTTAAACTTCTTTTCCTTGAGCTTGATTTTCATAATGATTGGATTAGCAAAGAATGATGCTTAAAAGCAAAACATGAAATTTATATTCCGAAGGTAAAGGTCCACATGGTAAAGGAAAATTGTCATCTAGTTTTCTTTTGTTTGGTTGCTTATATTTTGTCAGCCTCAGATTTCTTCTATGTGAATTCTCTTGGCGCAGAGCGTAACATAACACCAGCTTACCTGGTATTAATAAACATGCAAAAGTTGCATCCAGATTTAGTGAGCAAACATACAAGACTGTTATAAGCAAGCTCACCTCTTCTGCCATGAGTGGACACAAACCAGCCATCTTCCTGGACACCGAATCAACTGTTAGCTGCTCCTTTACTGTTCCTCGTTTAATCATCTGATTCCTTCTATACTGAATAAGCTCTGTATGAATATCCTAGAGATGATAGAATTAACCAGTCAAACGAAAGTCAGTAGATCGTATTGGAACACAATAATTGTAAGCATACAAACCCTGGAACAGTTCAGCGCAACCATGAAAAGCTAGAGTATCTCTAAGCAGTCCTGGGTGATAGGCCACATAAGGACGGCCAGATGCTCGCAACCTATACAAATCATTCTGGAGTTATGACTTATGAGAACAGAAAGCCACACTATAGGAAAAAATAATTAATAATGAGTAAAGAAACCCTTCAgctcctataactagcatacccTGAAAGGGTAAGATTTCAACTTTACATAGTTTAAAACAACATCCTCAATCCAGAAAAAGCAACCCAAAACTTTCCAGTACATACAAGGAAACATTACAAATAACATTACAAATGATTAAAGTGCTATCTTTCTTCTTAGTGTGTACAAGGGAAGTCAACTTGAATTATGGATTAAGGCTttgttctggcttttctagatacatagctttcacGCTATGAATCTAGACATAATAAATATTTAGGTGCATAACAGAAaccatgtatctagaaaagctagaacgacttaaaatttgaaatggagggagtactagttTCTTTGCATAAATTGATGAAGCATACGGCATGGAGCATAATTGATAAATCTACAATTGATTAATGAACAAAAAAGAAAGGGTAAGTGGATCAATGGCAAAGGTGGGAAGCCTCACCTTCCTACTATTTGGCTCCCAAGAGCCTGAATTTGAGGGCGCAACCTTAGAGCATAGAAGGCTACTCTGCATCTAAGCTTCTGAAATTCCTCCAAGCTTGCAGGGAGAATTGACTGCAGAAAACCGTATGGAAAGGCTCTAAC encodes:
- the LOC136478432 gene encoding protein EMBRYO SAC DEVELOPMENT ARREST 30-like, producing MLLKSKFKLATAIGIVLSMLSLLVHLFLANYSAGGITKYNMHMDDALPFGPRPRPRRLWGPLVPLDHLHPFAKPSKSYAAPSKHNGFIYAKIYGGFEKIQSSICDLVAVARLLNATLVIPEIQATTRAKGISPKFKSFSYLYDEDHFIHALSSDVVIVHGLPKDLREARKKIKFPTVSPRNSATPEYYIKEVLPRLVKSKVHGIIVNGGNCLQSILPASLEEFQKLRCRVAFYALRLRPQIQALGSQIVGRLRASGRPYVAYHPGLLRDTLAFHGCAELFQGLYAYNYCDIHTELIQYRRNQMIKRGTVKEQLTVDSVSRKMAGLCPLMAEEVGLLLQALGYPPTTIIFLAGSETFGGQRMLIPLRAMFANLRTSLCSQRELFDLVGPEDPLTPDLPQPPPPKSEKQLIEEWKRAGPRPRPLPPPPARPFYAHEKEGWYGWIGENDTEPDASLIEFRRQAHRLLWDALDYFVSVEADAFFPGFHNDGSGWPDYSSLVMGHRLYQTPSSITYRPDRKIIAALFEDVNDHRYHPPRNWTIAAREHLNRSASVEGVVSSAMLSRPVSFLAHPLPECSCRTPKSPAVQPVKDSNGRFLFGGEEECPDWMARSLATASARNNEPQNEDYEDELPEDGSSSDTQESDRSDSNKSSEQDEEMDPDD